A genomic region of Trifolium pratense cultivar HEN17-A07 linkage group LG3, ARS_RC_1.1, whole genome shotgun sequence contains the following coding sequences:
- the LOC123916924 gene encoding putative lipid-transfer protein DIR1 produces the protein MAQINVNVLIMNLLVFIALLITLFSGTKAIVICDINTDKLDLCKAAIIGKHPPKPNTKCCGLIKKADLDCLCRYKSLLPALGINPTKALALPRKCGLKTPPGCRET, from the exons ATGGCACAAATTAATGTCAATGTTTTGATAATGAATTTGCTAGTGTTTATAGCATTGCTCATTACATTATTTAGTGGTACCAAAGCTATTGTAATATGTGACATTAACACAGATAAGCTAGACTTATGCAAAGCAGCAATTATTGGAAAACACCCTCCAAAACCAAATACAAAATGTTGTGGACTTATTAAAAAAGCTGATTTGGATTGTCTTTGTAGGTACAAGTCTCTTCTACCTGCACTTGGAATCAACCCTACAAAGGCTTTGGCATTGCCTAGAAAATGTGGTCTCAAAACTCCACCTGGATGTAGAG AGACTTGA
- the LOC123914081 gene encoding disease resistance protein RPM1-like: MAEIAVSLVVDQLLPLLREEAKLLRGVHKEFADIKDELESIQAFLKDADKRAVSAEGEGVKTWVKQVREVAFRIEDIIDDYLIQVGQKPRKPGCVALVCKIKTMIPRRRIVSEIQDIKSSVREIKERSERYSFQRSLERGSSNDKWHDPRVAALYIEEGEVVGYEVQRERLIDWLIKGRDERTVVSVVGMGGQGKTTLAKKVFDSKNVIGHFDCRVWITVSQSYNVEGLLRDMLLKFYKQKGEDPPKDIFQMDRGSLTDEVRNYLQQKRYVIVFDDVWSVHFWDDIEFAIIDNKNGSKIFITTRNLDVVVSCKKSSFIEVLELQPLTQEQSLELFNKKAFRFDYSGCCPKELVSIAYEIVRKCKGLPLAIVTIGGILSAKEKNVFEWQRFSENLSFELMKDTHLIGIKEILGLSYDDLPYSLKSCLLYFGIYPEDYEVKSKRVIRQWIAEGFVKEERGKTLEEVAEGYLTELVHRSLVQVSSIRIDGKAKGCRVHDLIRDMILEKFEELNFCKHISEDGQSSLSGTVRRLSITTTSDDFIECIESSHVRSILVFTNKTSNTLAKRIPAKCRWLKVLDYESTPLFNIPEKFGNLIHLKYLSLGYITAGKIPNSIGMLQNLETLDLKATSVSELPKGINKLRNLRHLIGSGLSLIQLNNGLGEMTSLQTLCYINLGMDGAAEVIKELGKLKKMRELGLLNVRREDYNVLSSSINEMQHLEKLHVKLSSATNDEFVDLNLISPPTKLRKLTLRGRLQKLPEWILELQNLVVLRLKLSCLTKDPMQSLKSLQHLLILSIGVGAYGGSHLYFQDGWFQKLKELDIGSSDELREIIIDKGTLSSLKKLQLYGLPKLKNIPTGIQHLEKLEVLHIRSMQVEYLQHKSPEDWNWIMEHVPLVEISTSDGNIVPNSRR; this comes from the coding sequence ATGGCAGAAATTGCAGTGTCTTTAGTTGTAGACCAACTACTTCCACTGTTAAGGGAAGAAGCCAAGTTGTTGAGAGGTGTTCACAAGGAATTTGCAGATATTAAAGATGAACTTGAAAGCATCCAAGCCTTCCTTAAGGATGCTGATAAAAGAGCTGTTTCAGCTGAAGGTGAAGGAGTTAAAACATGGGTGAAGCAAGTTAGAGAAGTAGCTTTTCGCATAGAAGATATCATTGATGATTATTTGATCCAAGTAGGACAGAAGCCTCGTAAACCTGGATGTGTAGCTTTAGTCTGTAAGATTAAAACTATGATCCCTCGTCGTCGAATAGTGTCTGAGATTCAAGATATTAAGTCATCTGTGCGTGAGATCAAGGAAAGAAGTGAAAGATATAGCTTTCAACGTTCTTTGGAAAGAGGATCGAGCAATGACAAATGGCACGACCCTCGAGTGGCTGCTCTTTACATTGAGGAAGGTGAAGTTGTTGGTTATGAAGTACAAAGAGAGAGGTTGATTGATTGGTTGATAAAGGGAAGAGATGAACGGACGGTAGTTTCTGTAGTAGGAATGGGAGGGCAAGGAAAAACCACTCTTGCTAAGAAAGTTTTTGACAGCAAGAATGTCATTGGACACTTTGATTGTCGTGTATGGATCACAGTGTCTCAATCATATAATGTTGAAGGGTTGTTGAGGGACATGTTGCTAAAGTTTTACAAACAAAAAGGAGAAGATCCTCCTAAGGATATTTTTCAAATGGATCGAGGTTCATTAACCGATGAAGTGAGAAACTACTTGCAGCAAAAGAGGTACGTTATCGTGTTTGATGATGTTTGGAGTGTACATTTTTGGGATGATATTGAATTTGCTATAAttgataataaaaatggaaGTAAAATATTTATCACAACAAGGAACCTAGATGTTGTGGTGTCTTGTAAAAAATCTTCTTTCATTGAAGTGCTTGAGTTGCAACCATTAACTCAAGAACAGTCTTTGGAGTTGTTCAATAAGAAGGCATTTAGATTTGACTATAGTGGGTGTTGTCCAAAGGAGCTCGTTTCTATAGCTTATGAAATTGTTAGAAAATGTAAGGGTTTACCACTAGCAATTGTTACCATTGGTGGTATTTTGTCTGCTAAAGAGAAAAATGTGTTTGAGTGGCAGAGATTTAGTGAAAATCTAAGTTTTGAGCTAATGAAAGATACACATCTAATTGGGATAAAAGAAATTTTAGGCTTAAGTTACGATGATTTGCCTTACTCTCTCAAGTCATGCTTGTTGTATTTTGGAATATATCCAGAAGATTATGAAGTTAAATCAAAGAGAGTGATTCGACAGTGGATAGCGGAAGGATTTGTGAAGGAGGAAAGGGGGAAGACTTTGGAAGAAGTTGCAGAAGGATATTTAACAGAGTTGGTCCATAGAAGCTTGGTGCAAGTATCTTCAATAAGAATTGATGGAAAAGCTAAAGGTTGTCGTGTTCATGATCTAATACGTGATATGATCCTTGAAAAATTTGAGGAATTAAATTTTTGCAAGCATATTAGTGAAGATGGACAATCATCCTTAAGTGGAACAGTTCGGCGGCTATCAATAACAACCACTTCCGATGATTTCATTGAGTGTATTGAAAGCTCACATGTTCGGTCAATACTTGtttttacaaataaaacatCAAATACGTTAGCGAAGAGAATTCCTGCAAAATGTAGGTGGTTGAAGGTTCTTGATTATGAATCTACTCCATTGTTTAACATTCCTGAGAAGTTTGGAAATTTGATCCACTTGAAGTATTTAAGTTTGGGGTATATAACAGCAGGTAAAATCCCAAACTCCATTGGCATGCTACAGAACCTAGAGACATTGGATCTAAAGGCTACTAGTGTTAGTGAGTTGCCAAAAGGTATTAACAAGCTTAGAAATTTAAGACATCTTATCGGCTCTGGACTGTCGTTGATTCAATTAAACAACGGTCTTGGAGAGATGACATCCCTACAAACGCTGTGTTATATTAATTTAGGTATGGATGGTGCTGCAGAGGTAATTAAAGAGTTAGGAAAGCTGAAGAAGATGCGTGAGTTGGGGTTGCTTAATGTTCGTAGAGAAGATTACAACGTTCTATCGTCCTCAATTAATGAAATGCAACACTTGGAGAAATTACATGTTAAACTAAGTTCTGCAACTAATGATGAATTCgttgatttgaatttgatttcaCCACCAACTAAGCTTCGAAAGCTTACACTACGTGGGAGGCTTCAGAAGTTACCAGAGTGGATTTTAGAGCTTCAAAATCTTGTTGTGTTGAGGTTGAAGCTTTCATGTTTAACTAAGGATCCAATGCAATCTCTAAAAAGTTTGCAACACTTGCTGATTCTTTCTATAGGAGTTGGTGCTTATGGAGGCTCACATTTGTATTTTCAAGATGGATGGTTTCAGAAACTAAAGGAACTGGATATTGGATCTTCGGATGAATTGAGAGAAATTATTATCGACAAAGGAACATTGTCTTCTTTGAAAAAACTTCAGTTATACGGACTCCCGAAACTGAAGAATATACCGACCGGCATCCAACACTTGGAGAAGCTTGAAGTTCTCCATATCAGGAGTATGCAAGTTGAATACTTGCAGCACAAGTCTCCGGAGGATTGGAATTGGATCATGGAGCATGTTCCCCTTGTAGAAATTTCTACCTCTGATGGAAATATTGTTCCAAACTCAAGGAGATAA
- the LOC123916335 gene encoding sodium/hydrogen exchanger 4: MGIMSVIVALKHLVPDEERNAVRDHALVVPLTLFVAVLCLCLLIGHLLEENRWVNESIVAIFVGCIAGAIILLISKGKSSHILTFDEELFFIYLLPPIIFNAGFQVKKKRFFHNFFTIMLFGVIGVFISASIITCGSWWLFPKLNFLDLTVRDYLALGTIFSSTDTVCTLQVLSQDDTPLLYSLVFGEGVVNDATSVVLFNAVQKIDVSKLDSRTLRVVGDFLYLFSTSTALGVVAGLITAYILKALSFGRHSSVREISMMMLMAYLSYMLAELFELSGILTVFFCGISMSHYAWHNVTEISRITTRHVFATMSFIAETFIFLYVGMDALDMSKWRMTKLGIVNLMGIYSGLIFLILLGRAAFVFPLSALANYMNRRSEETPSITFKHQIIIWWAGLMRGAVSIALAFKQFTYSGVTSDPINATMITNTIIVVLFTTLVFGCLTKPLIRYLLPHHATRATTSHEEETTEPVEDMNLPLLSFEESAATNISRAKESLSMLIESPVYTIHYYWRKFDDAYMRPIFGGPRANNSDC; the protein is encoded by the exons ATGGGCATCATGAGTGTGATCGTTGCACTCAAACATTTGGTACCCGATGAGGAAAGAAACGCTGTTCGTGATCATGCACTAGTTGTCCCTTTGACACTTTTTGTTGCTGTTCTTTGTCTTTGTTTGTTAATTGGTCACTTGCTTGAAGAAAATCGATGGGTTAACGAATCTATTGTTGCCATTTTTGTT GGGTGCATTGCTGGAGCGATAATTTTGTTAATCAGTAAGGGAAAAAGTTCTCACATCCTTACATTTGATGAAGAATTATTCTTCATATATCTTCTTCCTCCCATAATATTCAATGCAGG ATTTCAGGTGAAGAAGAAACGGTTCTTCCATAACTTTTTCACAATCATGTTGTTCGGTGTCATTGGTGTTTTTATTTCAGCATCTATTATTACATGCG GCAGCTGGTGGCTCTTCCCCAAGTTGAACTTCCTTGACCTCACCGTGCGAGATTATCTTG CTTTAGGAACAATATTCTCCTCAACGGACACAGTTTGTACGCTACAG GTTCTCTCTCAAGATGATACTCCTTTACTATACAGCCTAGTATTTGGGGAAGGAGTGGTAAATGATGCAACATCGGTCGTACTCTTCAATGCAGTGCAAAAGATTGATGTTTCGAAACTTGACAGCCGGACATTGCGTGTTGTTGGTGATTTCTTGTATCTATTCTCAACAAGTACTGCTCTTGGAGTTGTA GCTGGACTTATCACAGCATATATCTTAAAAGCCTTAAGCTTTGGAAG ACATTCAAGTGTTCGTGAAATCTCGATGATGATGTTAATGGCATACCTATCCTACATGTTGGCAGAG CTATTTGAGCTAAGTGGAATCCTCACTGTTTTCTTTTGTGGAATATCAATGTCACATTATGCATGGCATAATGTGACTGAAATTTCAAGAATCACAACCAG GCATGTGTTTGCAACAATGTCGTTTATTGCGGAAACTTTCATATTTCTTTATGTCGGTATGGATGCCCTTGACATGTCAAAGTGGAGGATGACCAAATTAGG AATTGTAAATTTGATGGGAATTTACAGCGGCTTAATCTTTTTAATATTACTTGGAAGAGCTGCATTTGTTTTCCCCCTCTCCGCACTTGCCAATTATATGAATAGGCGTTCTGAAGAAACACCGAGTATCACATTCAAACACCAG ATAATTATTTGGTGGGCGGGGCTAATGAGGGGAGCAGTTTCAATTGCTTTGGCTTTCAAACAG TTCACGTACTCGGGAGTTACTTCTGATCCAATTAATGCGACAATGATCACCAACACCATTATTGTTGTCCTTTTCACCACACTG GTGTTTGGTTGTCTAACAAAACCACTTATTCGATATCTACTTCCACACCATGCAACAAGGGCAACCACCAGCCATGAAGAAGAAACAACGGAACCTGTTGAGGACATGAATCTACCTTTGTTATCCTTTGAGGAATCGGCAGCAACTAACATTAGCCGCGCAAAGGAAAGTCTATCCATGTTAATAGAAAGTCCCGTGTACACCATACATTACTATTGGAGAAAGTTTGATGATGCCTACATGAGACCAATATTTGGAGGACCGCGTGCTAACAATTCAGACTGCTAG